A genome region from Sander vitreus isolate 19-12246 chromosome 21, sanVit1, whole genome shotgun sequence includes the following:
- the LOC144536508 gene encoding neoverrucotoxin subunit alpha-like, with protein sequence MASDKMNIAALGRPFTLGMLYDARRDELIPGLTLWDDKTLQGKITESSQRTSDFQISASDSTESKFHLLDVEASLKASFLGGLIEVGGSAKYLNDKKTFHNQSRVTCQYKTTTNFKQLMIEQLTMQTQQMNVIKKSSATHVVTGILYGANAFFVFDSEKLEASSVQDIQGSMQAVIKKIPSFNIEGQVKLKLTDEEKALTQKFSCKFYGDSILDSNPATFEDAVKAYIQLPKLLGEKGEKAVPVKVWLMPLKNFNSEAAELKKEISHGIVGKAQYSLEKLREMGMRCNDSLEDKVVEQFPVIREEMITFQTLCGYYSSKLQQALAKKLPSIREGKEDESSLNQLFEDRDKSPFSQEKLSKWLDRKEREINVIRSCVDNMEGTKIVPNQSELDRQVLALGVDNALCFVFTSVEKGDTDLDVMADYLGIQKLGSTNEDPWYYSAEVVTKMREKAQTFHHFANAQKKNSRFRFLIAAIANKKYTGATIYHYKNGILVSEDFSKPVLPPVETITDRRQLIWYACDLNLDPNTANYNLILSEGNKKATHGEQQSYPDHSERFTNAYQVLCKESLSGQHYWEVEWRHNKCYVNIAVAYRHIERKSAKLESQFGRNAVSWAFENNKFSSHSLFALKNNEDVWRNPYPSDGCSRVGVYLDWPAGTLSFYRVSSNTLRHLYTIHTTFTEPVYPGLLVFSEQNDAYLCPLE encoded by the exons GTTTGACATTGTGGGATGATAAAACTCTACAAGGCAAGATAACTGAAAGCTCTCAGCGCACCAGTGACTTTCAAATTTCTGCATCTGACTCCACTGAATCCAAGTTCCATCTGCTGGATGTTGAAGCTTCTCTGAAGGCCAGTTTCCTGGGTGGACTGATTGAAGTTGGAGGATCTGCCAAGTATCTGAATGATAAGAAGACATTCCACAATCAGAGCAGAGTGACGTGTCAGTACAAAACTACCACCAACTTCAAGCAGTTAATGATTGAACAACTAACCATGCAAACCCAACAGATGAATGTAATTAAGAAGAGCTCAGCAACACATGTAGTCACAGGCATCCTTTATGGGGCaaatgctttctttgtgtttgacaGTGAGAAGTTAGAGGCCAGCAGTGTTCAGGACATCCAGGGCAGCATGCAAGCTGTAATAAAGAAGATCCCCTCATTTAATATTGAGGGACAGGTTAAGCTCAAGCTGACTGATGAAGAAAAAGCCCTGACACAGAAATTCTCCTGCAAATTCTACGGAGACTCAATTCTTGATAGCAACCCTGCAACATTTGAAGATGCAGTGAAGGCCTACATACAACTCCCAAAGCTATtgggagaaaaaggagagaaggCTGTTCCAGTGAAGGTCTGGCTGATGCCGCTGAAGAATTTCAACTCCGAAGCTGCTGAACTGAAGAAAGAGATCAGCCATGGAATAGTTGGGAAGGCGCAGTATAGTCTAGAAAAATTAAGGGAAATGGGAATGAGATGCAACGATTCTCTGGAAGATAAAGTGGTGGAGCAGTTTCCTGTAATTCGAGAAGAGATGATCACTTTCCAAACATTGTGTGGTTATTATTCATCTAAACTCCAGCAGGCCTTGGCGAAGAAACTTCCCTCCATCCGTGAAGGAAAAGAAGATGAGAGCTCCCTGAACCAACTCTTTGAAGACAGAGACAAGTCACCATTCAGTCAGGAAAAACTAAGCAAGTGGCTGGAtcgtaaagagagagaaatcaaCGTCATCAGATCCTGTGTAGATAACATGGAGGGAACAAAGATCGTCCCAAATCAGTCAGAGCTTGACAGACAGGTTCTTGCTCTAGGTGTAGACAATGCTCTGTGCTTTGTTTTCACTTCAGTGGAAAAGGGTGATACCGACCTTGATGTGATGGCCGACTACTTGGGCATTCAAAAATTAGGAAGTACCAATGAAGATCCATGGTACTACTCAGCTGAAGTTGTCAccaaaatgagagaaaaagccCAAACTTTCCATCACTTTGCCAACGCACAGAAGAAGAACAGTCGATTCCGTTTCCTCATAGCAGCCATTGCAAACAAGAAATACACAGGAGCAACCATCTACCATTACAAGAACGGCATTCTGGTCAGTGAAGATTTTTCAAAGCCTGTCCTCCCTCCTGTGGAGACCATCACAGACAGAAGACAACTGATCTGGT ATGCCTGTGATCTCAACCTGGACCCAAACACTGCAAACTACAACCTCATTCTGTCTGAGGGAAACAAGAAGGCAACACATGGAGAACAGCAGTCATATCCTGATCACTCAGAGAGGTTTACAAACGCATACCAGGTGTTGTGCAAAGAGAGCTTATCTGGGCAACATTACTGGGAGGTAGAGTGGAGACACAACAAATGTTATGTTAATATTGCTGTTGCATACAGGCATATTGAAAGAAAATCAGCCAAACTAGAGAGCCAGTTTGGACGTAATGCCGTATCGTGGGCTTTCGAAAATAACAAATTCAGCAGTCACTCACTTTTTGCATTGAAAAATAATGAGGACGTGTGGAGAAATCCTTATCCCTCTGATGGCTGTAGCAGAGTTGGGGTGTATCTGGACTGGCCTGCTGGCACTCTGTCCTTCTACAGAGTCTCCTCTAACACACTGAGGCACCTCTACACCATTCACACCACATTCACTGAGCCTGTTTACCCAGGACTCTTGGTCTTTAGTGAACAAAACGATGCGTACCTGTGTCCACTAGAATAG